One genomic segment of Oncorhynchus mykiss isolate Arlee chromosome 10, USDA_OmykA_1.1, whole genome shotgun sequence includes these proteins:
- the LOC110534363 gene encoding transmembrane protein 134 — MATQFSIDDAFVLEGEDEGVSDGEKEGWKDREGGEMTFGTLSFAKPQTHPASTVVGSPDHSSSLKYQNLENEEVLGSNGNSSFNNLFKISDPATLSYCSSQWSFSTLSSVTQLSAQCCGWTSHPLVKKNRRVVLASFLLLVTGVALIFTGVVIQLNPDAGVSSAIFFVPGFLLFIPGVYHVIYISCAVRGRRGFKFFYLPYFEK; from the exons ATGGCAACGCAGTTCAGTATCGATGACGCGTTTGTGCTGGAGGGAGAGGACGAAGGGGTGTCcgatggagagaaagaaggatggaaagaccgagaggggggagagatgacGTTCGGTACCCTGTCCTTTGCCAAACCCCAGACTCACCCGGCCTCCACTGTTGTTGGCTCCCCCgaccacagcagcagtctgaagTACCAG AATCTGGAAAATGAAGAAGTCTTAGGCAGCAATGGCAATTCCTCTTTCAATAACTTGTTCAAAATCAG tgATCCTGCTACTCTGTCTTACTGCAGCTCCCAGTGGTCATTCAGCACCTTGAGTTCTGTCACCCAGCTCTCTGCACAGTGCTGCGG ATGGACGTCTCATCCTCTGGTGAAGAAGAACAGAAGAGTGGTCCTCGCTTCATTCCTTCTCCTCGTCACTGGAGTCG CTCTCATTTTCACTGGTGTCGTAATACAATTGAATCCGGATGCAG GGGTCTCAAGTGCCATTTTCTTCGTCCCTGGATTTCTTCTCTTCATTCCTGGGG tgTACCATGTGATTTACATCAGCTGTGCGGTTCGGGGAAGAAGAGGCTTCAAGTTCTTCTACTTGCcctattttgaaaaatga
- the aip gene encoding AH receptor-interacting protein isoform X2, whose translation MEELATKLLAEGIQKKVISPGKGDLSTFPDGTKVIFHYRSSLCDGTVLDDSRTMGGRSKPMELILGKKFKLAVWERVIATMREGEVADFTCDVKHTALYPLVSQSLRNISAGKDPLEGQRHCCGIAQIHSHHSLGHCDLDKLQANPQPLVFTLELMEVLTPGSFRLDIWAMTDDEKLEVVPQIHVEGNALYKKGDVKEAAEKYHNAIACLKNLQMKERPGDEGWIKLDLMITPLMLNYCQCQLILGQYYEVLDHCSSILSKYEGEQREGLLQAGQGPRGGVERDGGAGRLCQGGGAGPVAGALGG comes from the exons ATGGAGGAACTGGCTACCAAGCTACTCGCAGAAGGCATTCAGAAGAAAGTGATCAGTCCTGGCAAAGGAGATCTGTCAACGTTTCCTGATGGGACCAAG GTGATATTTCACTACCGCTCCAGCTTGTGTGATGGCACAGTGCTGGATGACTCCAGGACCATGGGGGGCCGGAGCAAGCCCATGGAACTCATCTTGGGGAAGAAGTTCAAGCTGGCCGTGTGGGAGCGAGTCATTGCCAccatgagggagggagaggtggcagATTTCACATGTGACGTCAAG CACACAGCCCTATACCCGCTGGTGTCCCAGTCCCTGAGGAACATCAGTGCAGGGAAGGACCCCCTGGAGGGCCAGAGACACTGCTGTGGCATTGCTCAGATCCACTCACACCACTCCCTGGGCCACTGTGACCTCGACAAGCTCCAGGCCAACCCTCAGCCCCTGGTCTTCACCCTGGAGCTCatggag GTTTTGACGCCCGGCTCGTTCAGACTGGACATCTGGGCGATGACGGACGACGAGAAGCTGGAGGTGGTGCCTCAGATCCACGTGGAGGGTAACGCCCTGTACAAGAAGGGCGACGTGAAGGAGGCGGCCGAGAAGTACCACAACGCCATCGCCTGTCTGAAGAACCTGCAGATGAAG GAGCGTCCAGGCGATGAGGGGTGGATCAAGCTGGACCTCATGATCACGCCCCTGATGCTGAACTACTGCCAGTGTCAGCTGATCCTGGGTCAGTACTACGAGGTGCTGGACCACtgctcctccatcctctccaaaTATGAGGGTGA ACAACGTGAAGGCCTACTTCAAGCGGGCCAAGGCCCACGCGGCGGTGTGGAACGAGACGGAGGCGCGGGCCGACTTTGCCAAGGTGGTGGAGCTGGACCCGTTGCTGGGGCCCTCGGTGGCTAA
- the aip gene encoding AH receptor-interacting protein isoform X1, giving the protein MEELATKLLAEGIQKKVISPGKGDLSTFPDGTKVIFHYRSSLCDGTVLDDSRTMGGRSKPMELILGKKFKLAVWERVIATMREGEVADFTCDVKHTALYPLVSQSLRNISAGKDPLEGQRHCCGIAQIHSHHSLGHCDLDKLQANPQPLVFTLELMEVLTPGSFRLDIWAMTDDEKLEVVPQIHVEGNALYKKGDVKEAAEKYHNAIACLKNLQMKERPGDEGWIKLDLMITPLMLNYCQCQLILGQYYEVLDHCSSILSKYEDNVKAYFKRAKAHAAVWNETEARADFAKVVELDPLLGPSVAKELRAMEERIRSKEKEEKGRYKSLFSYDSNAPATATTG; this is encoded by the exons ATGGAGGAACTGGCTACCAAGCTACTCGCAGAAGGCATTCAGAAGAAAGTGATCAGTCCTGGCAAAGGAGATCTGTCAACGTTTCCTGATGGGACCAAG GTGATATTTCACTACCGCTCCAGCTTGTGTGATGGCACAGTGCTGGATGACTCCAGGACCATGGGGGGCCGGAGCAAGCCCATGGAACTCATCTTGGGGAAGAAGTTCAAGCTGGCCGTGTGGGAGCGAGTCATTGCCAccatgagggagggagaggtggcagATTTCACATGTGACGTCAAG CACACAGCCCTATACCCGCTGGTGTCCCAGTCCCTGAGGAACATCAGTGCAGGGAAGGACCCCCTGGAGGGCCAGAGACACTGCTGTGGCATTGCTCAGATCCACTCACACCACTCCCTGGGCCACTGTGACCTCGACAAGCTCCAGGCCAACCCTCAGCCCCTGGTCTTCACCCTGGAGCTCatggag GTTTTGACGCCCGGCTCGTTCAGACTGGACATCTGGGCGATGACGGACGACGAGAAGCTGGAGGTGGTGCCTCAGATCCACGTGGAGGGTAACGCCCTGTACAAGAAGGGCGACGTGAAGGAGGCGGCCGAGAAGTACCACAACGCCATCGCCTGTCTGAAGAACCTGCAGATGAAG GAGCGTCCAGGCGATGAGGGGTGGATCAAGCTGGACCTCATGATCACGCCCCTGATGCTGAACTACTGCCAGTGTCAGCTGATCCTGGGTCAGTACTACGAGGTGCTGGACCACtgctcctccatcctctccaaaTATGAGG ACAACGTGAAGGCCTACTTCAAGCGGGCCAAGGCCCACGCGGCGGTGTGGAACGAGACGGAGGCGCGGGCCGACTTTGCCAAGGTGGTGGAGCTGGACCCGTTGCTGGGGCCCTCGGTGGCTAAGGAGCTGAGGGCCATGGAGGAGAGGATCCGCtccaaggagaaggaggagaagggccGCTACAAGAGTCTGTTCAGCTACGACAGCAACGCCCCGGCCACCGCTACCACG GGTTGA
- the cdk2ap2 gene encoding cyclin-dependent kinase 2-associated protein 2 isoform X1 yields the protein MERKFIRSQGPSPPVKLYQHRVDGTDGSGASSYGEVRSDITMSYKPIAPAPSGSNHTPPGSSVPSPSLPSSSNFRPAFSDFGPPSMGFVQPVKVSQGSTYSELLSVIEEMSREIRPTYAGSKSAMERLKRGIIHARALVRECLAETERSART from the exons ATGGAACGCAAATTCATTCG CTCCCAGGGGCCCAGCCCACCAGTAAAGCTGTATCAGCACCGGGTCGACGGGACAGACGGAAGCGGCGCGTCGTCGTACGGGGAGGTCCGCAGTGACATCACGATGAGCTACAAACCCATCGCCCCTGCCCCGTCCGGCTCCAACCACACCCCGCCAG GCTCCAGTGTGCCTTCcccctcactcccctcctcctccaactTCAGACCGGCGTTCAGTGATTTCGGCCCGCCGTCGATGGGCTTTGTTCAG cCAGTGAAAGTGTCTCAGGGCTCAACCTACAGCGAGCTGCTGTCAGTCATCGAGGAGATGAGTCGCGAGATCCGCCCCACCTACGCCGGGAGCAAGAGCGCCATGGAGAGGCTAAAGAGAG GTATCATTCACGCGAGGGCGCTGGTCAGGGAGTGTCTGGCAGAGACGGAGAGGAGCGCTCGCACATAA
- the cdk2ap2 gene encoding cyclin-dependent kinase 2-associated protein 2 isoform X2 has translation MSYKPIAPAPSGSNHTPPGSSVPSPSLPSSSNFRPAFSDFGPPSMGFVQPVKVSQGSTYSELLSVIEEMSREIRPTYAGSKSAMERLKRGIIHARALVRECLAETERSART, from the exons ATGAGCTACAAACCCATCGCCCCTGCCCCGTCCGGCTCCAACCACACCCCGCCAG GCTCCAGTGTGCCTTCcccctcactcccctcctcctccaactTCAGACCGGCGTTCAGTGATTTCGGCCCGCCGTCGATGGGCTTTGTTCAG cCAGTGAAAGTGTCTCAGGGCTCAACCTACAGCGAGCTGCTGTCAGTCATCGAGGAGATGAGTCGCGAGATCCGCCCCACCTACGCCGGGAGCAAGAGCGCCATGGAGAGGCTAAAGAGAG GTATCATTCACGCGAGGGCGCTGGTCAGGGAGTGTCTGGCAGAGACGGAGAGGAGCGCTCGCACATAA